In Streptomyces sp. RFCAC02, the following proteins share a genomic window:
- a CDS encoding ABC transporter permease codes for MGRYIIRRLLQMIPVFIGATLIIFLMVYALGDPITALFGDRQPDPATARALRAEFNLDKPLWQQYLLYMGKIFTGDFGTAFNGQPVTDLMRHAFPISLRLAIIALVLEMVIGIALGVITGLRRGRSIDTTVLVLTLVVIAVPTFVLGTTAQYFFGVQLGWVDPAVSPEAPFGELLLPGLILCLVSLAYVTRLTRTSVGENVRSDYIRTAVAKGLPRRRITVRHLLRNSLIPVVTYLGADLGALMAGAIVTERIFNIQGVGYQLFQGILRQNSPTVVGFVVVLVLIFLLANLLVDLLYAVLDPRIRYA; via the coding sequence GTGGGGCGCTACATCATCCGCCGCCTGCTCCAGATGATCCCGGTCTTCATCGGCGCGACACTGATCATCTTCCTGATGGTCTACGCGCTGGGCGACCCGATCACGGCGCTGTTCGGCGACCGCCAGCCCGACCCCGCCACGGCGCGGGCGCTGCGGGCCGAGTTCAACCTCGACAAGCCGCTGTGGCAGCAGTACCTGCTGTACATGGGGAAGATCTTCACGGGTGACTTCGGCACGGCGTTCAACGGACAGCCCGTCACCGACCTGATGCGCCACGCGTTCCCCATCAGCCTGCGGCTCGCGATCATCGCGCTCGTCCTGGAGATGGTCATCGGCATCGCGCTCGGCGTCATCACGGGCCTGCGCCGCGGCCGTTCGATCGACACGACGGTCCTCGTCCTCACGCTGGTCGTCATCGCGGTGCCGACGTTCGTCCTGGGCACGACCGCGCAGTACTTCTTCGGCGTGCAGCTCGGCTGGGTCGATCCGGCGGTGAGCCCGGAGGCGCCGTTCGGTGAACTCCTGCTGCCCGGCCTCATCCTGTGCCTCGTGTCGCTGGCGTACGTCACGCGCCTGACCCGGACGTCCGTCGGCGAGAACGTCCGCAGCGACTACATCCGCACCGCCGTCGCCAAGGGCCTCCCGCGCCGCCGCATCACCGTGCGGCACCTCCTGCGGAACTCCCTCATCCCCGTCGTCACCTACCTGGGCGCCGACCTCGGCGCTCTCATGGCCGGCGCCATCGTCACCGAGCGCATCTTCAACATCCAGGGCGTCGGCTACCAGCTCTTCCAGGGCATCCTGCGCCAGAACTCGCCCACCGTCGTGGGCTTCGTCGTCGTCCTGGTGCTCATCTTCCTGCTCGCCAACCTGCTGGTCGACCTCCTGTACGCCGTGCTCGACCCGAGGATCCGCTATGCCTGA
- a CDS encoding ABC transporter substrate-binding protein: protein MRGSTHLTPALACVAALALTVTACGGGGGDSSGGGDGVVRASWGDPQHSLEPANTNEVQGGKVLDMIFRGLKRYDPDTGEAKNAMAESIDTDDQQTFTIKIKDGWKFSDGTPVTAQSYVDAWNYGAHIDNAQVSSYFFQYIDGYDEVHPSDEDAQATADTLSGLEVVDDHTFRVRLSQPFSLWPETLGYAAYSPLPQSFFDDHDAWLDKPIGNGPYAIDSYQRSQSMKLVKNKHYGGSDKPKNEGVELRVYTDNNTAYTDLQAGNLDLVDDIPASQLGNAEKDLGDRYINQPAGIIQTVSFPMYDENWQGENGRLLRQGLSMAINREEITSRLYHDTRTPATDFTSPVLGESGGYEKGLCGETCEYDPDRAKELIEQAGGLPGGKVTITSNVDTGSHRQWMDAVCNSINNALDASNACTVNPVATFADFRNRVQDHRMTGMFRTGWQMDYPLIQNFLQPLYYTNGSSNDSGYSSQEFDDLVDSANSASSEEEAVDQFQDAERIIAEDLPAIPLWYQNGTAGHSERVHNVKLNAFSVPVFTDITVD from the coding sequence ATGCGCGGCAGCACCCACCTCACGCCCGCTCTCGCCTGTGTGGCGGCGCTCGCCCTGACCGTGACGGCCTGCGGCGGCGGTGGCGGGGACTCCTCGGGCGGCGGCGACGGCGTGGTCCGTGCCTCCTGGGGCGACCCCCAGCACTCGCTGGAGCCCGCCAACACCAACGAGGTGCAGGGCGGCAAGGTCCTGGACATGATCTTCCGCGGCCTGAAGCGCTACGACCCCGATACGGGCGAGGCGAAGAACGCCATGGCCGAGTCGATCGACACCGACGACCAGCAGACGTTCACGATCAAGATCAAGGACGGCTGGAAGTTCAGCGACGGCACGCCCGTCACCGCGCAGTCGTACGTGGACGCGTGGAACTACGGCGCGCACATCGACAACGCCCAGGTCAGCAGCTACTTCTTCCAGTACATCGACGGCTACGACGAGGTCCACCCGAGCGACGAGGACGCCCAGGCGACCGCCGACACGCTCAGCGGCCTCGAAGTCGTGGACGACCACACGTTCCGCGTGCGGCTGAGCCAGCCGTTCTCGCTGTGGCCCGAGACGCTGGGGTACGCCGCCTACTCGCCGCTGCCGCAGTCGTTCTTCGACGACCACGACGCCTGGCTCGACAAACCCATCGGGAACGGGCCGTACGCCATCGACTCGTACCAGCGCAGCCAGAGCATGAAGCTCGTCAAGAACAAGCACTACGGCGGCAGCGACAAGCCGAAGAACGAGGGCGTCGAACTCCGCGTCTACACCGACAACAACACGGCGTACACGGACCTCCAGGCCGGCAACCTCGACCTCGTGGACGACATCCCGGCCTCCCAGCTCGGCAACGCGGAGAAGGACCTCGGCGACCGCTACATCAACCAGCCGGCCGGCATCATCCAGACCGTCTCCTTCCCCATGTACGACGAGAACTGGCAGGGCGAGAACGGCCGCCTGCTGCGCCAGGGCCTGTCGATGGCGATCAACCGCGAGGAGATCACCTCGCGCCTCTACCACGACACCCGCACCCCGGCGACGGACTTCACCTCGCCGGTCCTCGGCGAGTCCGGCGGCTACGAGAAGGGCCTGTGCGGCGAGACCTGCGAGTACGACCCGGACCGCGCCAAGGAGCTGATCGAACAGGCCGGCGGCCTGCCCGGCGGGAAGGTGACCATCACCTCGAACGTCGACACCGGCTCGCACCGCCAGTGGATGGACGCGGTCTGCAACAGCATCAACAACGCCCTCGACGCGTCCAACGCCTGCACGGTGAACCCCGTCGCGACCTTCGCCGACTTCCGCAACCGCGTCCAGGACCACCGGATGACGGGCATGTTCCGCACGGGCTGGCAGATGGACTACCCCCTCATCCAGAACTTCCTCCAGCCGCTCTACTACACGAACGGCTCGTCCAACGACTCCGGCTACAGCTCGCAGGAGTTCGACGACCTCGTGGACAGCGCGAACAGCGCGTCGTCCGAGGAGGAGGCCGTCGACCAGTTCCAGGACGCGGAACGCATCATCGCGGAGGACCTGCCCGCCATCCCCCTGTGGTACCAGAACGGCACCGCCGGCCACTCCGAGCGCGTCCACAACGTGAAGCTGAACGCCTTCTCCGTGCCCGTCTTCACCGACATCACGGTGGACTGA
- a CDS encoding sialidase family protein, giving the protein MLADGAWEQRRGPRLPAAALTAEREYRAAGDGVVRLSVLDAAEPRDWISTDGAVTWRETDGTPSGEITSVPDGAAVWPRRGDGPARLVVLLPGTGELRTLAAQPPLELLRDVQLLPDGGYWAAGTDGTDTPRVAVSRDHGESWELLPSPPAEGGEAPAHLLLQAGRDGLYLFGADSASALTTVHWSGDGGATWERRWSAGAAEPTGALLGTPIAAADGRLIVYATDGVRVSADGGRTFTVDRPGRPPERPRMTPAGYLLTDVDHPGHYRLSADGFTWRTVILGSEEG; this is encoded by the coding sequence GTGCTGGCGGACGGCGCCTGGGAACAGCGCCGGGGGCCACGGCTCCCGGCCGCCGCCCTCACCGCCGAGCGCGAGTACCGGGCCGCCGGCGACGGCGTCGTCCGGCTGTCCGTCCTCGATGCCGCCGAGCCCCGCGACTGGATCAGCACCGACGGCGCGGTGACCTGGCGGGAGACGGACGGGACGCCGTCCGGCGAGATCACTTCGGTGCCCGACGGCGCCGCCGTGTGGCCCCGGCGGGGGGACGGGCCGGCGCGCCTCGTCGTCCTGCTCCCCGGCACCGGCGAGCTGCGGACCCTGGCGGCACAGCCACCGCTCGAGTTGCTGCGGGACGTGCAGCTCCTGCCGGACGGCGGCTACTGGGCCGCCGGCACGGACGGCACGGACACCCCGCGCGTCGCCGTCAGCCGGGACCACGGGGAGAGCTGGGAGCTGCTGCCCAGCCCGCCCGCGGAGGGCGGCGAGGCCCCGGCACACCTGCTCCTGCAGGCCGGCCGGGACGGCCTGTACCTCTTCGGGGCGGACTCCGCCTCGGCCCTCACCACCGTCCACTGGAGCGGCGACGGGGGCGCGACCTGGGAGCGCCGCTGGAGCGCCGGCGCGGCGGAGCCGACGGGCGCGCTGCTCGGCACGCCGATCGCCGCGGCGGACGGCCGGCTGATCGTCTACGCCACGGACGGGGTGCGGGTCAGCGCGGACGGCGGGCGGACGTTCACCGTCGACCGGCCGGGGCGGCCGCCCGAGCGGCCCCGGATGACGCCGGCCGGCTACCTGCTGACCGATGTCGACCACCCGGGGCACTACCGGCTCTCGGCGGACGGCTTCACCTGGCGGACCGTGATCCTCGGCAGCGAGGAGGGCTGA
- the typA gene encoding translational GTPase TypA has protein sequence MPTRHDIRNVAIVAHVDHGKTTLVDAMLRQAGAFAAHQQVDDRVMDSNDLEREKGITILAKNTAVRYHPKGGGSPVVINIIDTPGHADFGGEVERGLSMVDAVVLLVDASEGPLPQTRFVLRKALQARLPVILCVNKTDRSDARIAEVLNETYDLFLDLDADEDQIEFPIVYACARDGIASLTQPKDGTVPSDSDSLEPFFTTLLSTVPAPVYDEDAPLQAHVTNLDADNFLGRIALCRVRQGTLRKGQTVAWMKRDGSTQNVRITELLMTDALTRKPAEVAGPGDICAVAGIPDIMIGETLADPENPAALPLITVDEPAISMTIGTNTSPLVGRGGKNHKVTARLVKDRLDRELVGNVSLRVLPTERPDAWEVQGRGELALAILVETMRREGFELTVGKPEVVTREIDGKVHEPVERMTIDAPEEHLGAITQLMASRKGHMETMTNHGSGWVRMEFLVPSRGLIGFRTEFLTETRGTGIAHSIYETHEPWAGELRTRKSGSLVADRAGTATPYAMMNLQERGVIFVEPGTEVYEGMIVGENSRSDDMDVNITKEKKLTNMRAASADTTENLVPPRKLSLEQSLEFCREDECVEVTPDEVRIRKVVLDQKDRARTAARAKRQ, from the coding sequence ATGCCCACGCGCCACGACATCCGCAATGTCGCCATCGTCGCCCACGTCGACCACGGCAAGACGACCCTGGTCGACGCCATGCTCCGGCAGGCGGGGGCGTTCGCCGCCCACCAGCAGGTCGACGACCGCGTCATGGACTCCAACGACCTGGAGCGCGAGAAGGGCATCACCATTCTCGCCAAGAACACCGCCGTCAGGTACCACCCCAAGGGCGGCGGCAGCCCGGTCGTCATCAACATCATCGACACCCCAGGACACGCCGACTTCGGCGGCGAGGTCGAGCGCGGCCTGTCCATGGTGGACGCCGTCGTCCTCCTCGTGGACGCGTCCGAGGGGCCGCTGCCGCAGACCAGGTTCGTCCTGCGCAAGGCCCTCCAGGCCCGCCTGCCGGTCATCCTGTGCGTGAACAAGACCGACCGCTCCGACGCCCGGATCGCCGAGGTCCTGAACGAGACGTACGACCTGTTCCTCGACCTCGACGCGGACGAGGACCAGATCGAGTTCCCCATCGTCTATGCCTGCGCCCGCGACGGCATCGCCTCGCTGACGCAGCCGAAGGACGGCACGGTCCCCTCCGACAGCGACAGCCTGGAGCCGTTCTTCACCACGCTGCTGTCCACCGTCCCCGCGCCCGTGTACGACGAGGACGCCCCGCTCCAGGCGCACGTCACCAACCTGGACGCCGACAACTTCCTCGGCCGCATCGCGCTGTGCCGCGTCCGCCAGGGCACGCTGCGCAAGGGCCAGACCGTCGCCTGGATGAAGCGGGACGGCAGCACGCAGAACGTCCGCATCACCGAGCTGCTGATGACCGACGCCCTGACGCGCAAGCCCGCCGAGGTCGCGGGCCCCGGCGACATCTGCGCGGTCGCCGGCATCCCGGACATCATGATCGGCGAGACGCTCGCCGACCCGGAGAACCCGGCCGCCCTCCCCCTGATCACGGTGGACGAGCCCGCGATCTCCATGACCATCGGCACCAACACCTCGCCGCTCGTCGGCCGCGGCGGCAAGAACCACAAGGTGACCGCCCGCCTGGTGAAGGACCGCCTCGACCGCGAGCTGGTCGGCAACGTCTCGCTGCGCGTCCTGCCCACCGAGCGGCCCGACGCCTGGGAGGTCCAGGGCCGCGGCGAGCTGGCCCTCGCCATCCTGGTGGAGACCATGCGCCGGGAGGGCTTCGAACTGACCGTTGGCAAGCCGGAGGTCGTCACCCGGGAGATCGACGGCAAGGTCCACGAGCCGGTGGAGCGCATGACGATCGACGCACCCGAGGAGCACCTGGGCGCCATCACGCAGCTCATGGCGTCCCGCAAGGGCCACATGGAGACCATGACGAACCACGGCTCCGGCTGGGTCCGCATGGAGTTCCTGGTGCCCTCCCGCGGGCTCATCGGGTTCCGCACCGAGTTCCTGACCGAGACGCGCGGCACCGGCATCGCGCACAGCATCTACGAGACGCACGAGCCGTGGGCCGGCGAGCTGCGCACCCGCAAGAGCGGCTCCCTGGTCGCCGACCGCGCGGGCACGGCCACCCCGTACGCCATGATGAACCTCCAGGAGCGCGGCGTGATCTTCGTCGAGCCCGGCACCGAGGTGTACGAGGGCATGATCGTCGGCGAGAACTCCCGCTCCGACGACATGGACGTCAACATCACCAAGGAGAAGAAGCTCACCAACATGCGGGCCGCGTCGGCCGACACCACCGAGAACCTGGTGCCGCCGCGCAAGCTGTCCCTTGAGCAGTCCCTCGAGTTCTGCCGCGAGGACGAGTGCGTCGAGGTCACGCCCGACGAGGTCCGCATCCGCAAGGTCGTCCTCGACCAGAAGGACCGCGCCCGCACCGCCGCCCGCGCGAAGCGGCAGTGA
- a CDS encoding ABC transporter family substrate-binding protein: MAGRTGGRAWWAVCAVGLMLAPLLSACTTPTEDDTVPVRALQSISTARRSQLRSGGTVRWAVDALPTTLNAYQFGADAVTDRVAEAVLPHLFVLDAEGRPRLDTDYLRSAEITEREPRQTVVYTLHPEARWSDGRRVGADDFIAQWQALNGKDPDYWSARNAGYDRIADVREGPGAHQVEVTFSRPYADWKSLFTPLYPRSVTGDPDTFNEGARAGLAVSGGPFEVAGVDEDAGTVTLARNDAWWGDPALLDSLVLTAVPRSERRDALAAGELDVAEITPGDADRITAARRAPAPSGSGATDGATGAATADDAGGDTEGANGDGDDGVPPGAAPSPVTALDGLDALARAHLAGDGVERAAETYRRAYAEAARARERQHATREEARVEALSGFTVHRAYAPSWTQLTLNGGSGALADERVRWAVARAVDRAALAGKVHRPAGLPAQPLGNHLRTLGQPGYTDNSDALGTPGAASAAALLDEAGWRAPAAAPDAKPGSAVPRAKDGEDLTLRFVVPDGEDARPQRAAARRIATMLAAAGIRAELTEVPAADFFDEWITPGRFDLALFSWPAGAYPATEAAPVFAKPRTTPGGDLLIGQNYGRVGTDYVDQLLDQAAGALDEEEYADLIDRADARIWASAVSVPLYQRPQLVAVGDGLAGVGAFGLATPRYQDIGHRR, translated from the coding sequence ATGGCAGGCCGTACGGGAGGGCGCGCGTGGTGGGCCGTGTGCGCCGTGGGGCTGATGCTCGCGCCGCTGCTCAGCGCGTGCACCACCCCCACCGAGGACGACACGGTCCCCGTCAGGGCGCTCCAGTCGATCAGCACCGCGCGCCGCTCCCAGCTCCGCAGCGGCGGCACGGTCCGGTGGGCCGTCGACGCGCTCCCGACGACACTGAACGCCTACCAGTTCGGCGCCGACGCGGTCACCGACCGGGTCGCCGAGGCCGTGCTCCCGCACCTGTTCGTCCTCGACGCGGAGGGCCGCCCCCGGCTCGACACGGACTACCTGCGGTCCGCCGAGATCACCGAGCGCGAACCCCGCCAGACCGTCGTCTACACCCTCCACCCGGAGGCCCGCTGGAGCGACGGCCGGCGCGTCGGCGCCGACGACTTCATCGCCCAGTGGCAGGCGCTGAACGGGAAGGACCCGGACTACTGGTCCGCCCGCAACGCCGGCTACGACCGGATCGCCGACGTCCGCGAGGGGCCCGGCGCACACCAGGTCGAGGTGACGTTCAGCCGGCCCTACGCCGACTGGAAGTCCCTCTTCACCCCGCTCTACCCGCGCTCGGTGACCGGCGACCCCGACACGTTCAACGAGGGCGCCCGCGCCGGCCTGGCCGTCTCCGGCGGCCCGTTCGAGGTCGCCGGCGTCGACGAGGACGCCGGGACCGTCACCCTGGCCCGCAACGACGCCTGGTGGGGCGACCCGGCGCTCCTCGACAGCCTCGTCCTGACCGCCGTGCCGCGCTCCGAGCGCCGCGACGCCCTGGCCGCGGGCGAACTCGACGTCGCCGAGATCACCCCCGGGGACGCCGACCGCATCACCGCGGCCCGCCGCGCCCCCGCCCCGAGCGGCTCGGGCGCCACGGACGGGGCCACGGGCGCCGCCACGGCCGACGACGCGGGCGGCGACACGGAGGGGGCCAACGGCGACGGGGACGACGGTGTGCCCCCCGGCGCCGCGCCCAGCCCCGTCACCGCACTCGACGGCCTCGACGCCCTCGCCCGCGCCCACCTCGCCGGCGACGGGGTCGAGCGGGCGGCCGAGACGTACCGGCGTGCCTACGCCGAGGCCGCGCGCGCCCGCGAGCGCCAGCACGCCACCCGCGAGGAGGCCCGCGTCGAGGCGCTGAGCGGCTTCACGGTCCACCGCGCCTACGCGCCCTCCTGGACCCAGCTCACGCTGAACGGCGGCTCGGGCGCCCTCGCCGACGAACGCGTACGGTGGGCCGTCGCCCGCGCCGTCGACCGCGCGGCACTGGCCGGGAAGGTCCACCGCCCCGCGGGACTCCCCGCCCAGCCCCTCGGCAACCACCTGCGCACCCTCGGCCAGCCCGGCTACACCGACAACAGCGACGCCCTGGGCACCCCGGGCGCCGCGTCCGCCGCCGCGCTGCTCGACGAGGCCGGCTGGCGGGCACCCGCGGCAGCCCCCGACGCCAAGCCGGGCAGCGCCGTGCCCCGCGCCAAGGACGGCGAGGACCTCACGCTGCGGTTCGTCGTCCCCGACGGCGAGGACGCCCGGCCGCAGCGCGCCGCGGCGCGCCGGATCGCCACGATGCTCGCCGCGGCCGGCATCCGCGCCGAGCTGACCGAGGTGCCGGCCGCCGACTTCTTCGACGAATGGATCACACCCGGCCGCTTCGACCTCGCGCTGTTCTCCTGGCCGGCGGGCGCCTACCCGGCCACCGAGGCGGCCCCCGTTTTCGCCAAGCCGCGCACCACACCCGGCGGCGACCTCCTGATCGGCCAGAACTACGGCCGCGTCGGGACCGACTACGTCGACCAGCTCCTCGACCAGGCCGCCGGCGCCCTCGACGAGGAGGAGTACGCGGACCTCATCGACCGCGCCGACGCCCGCATCTGGGCGTCCGCGGTGTCCGTGCCCCTCTACCAGCGGCCCCAGCTCGTGGCGGTCGGTGACGGCCTGGCCGGGGTCGGCGCGTTCGGCCTGGCCACGCCGCGCTACCAGGACATCGGCCACCGCCGCTGA
- a CDS encoding SDR family oxidoreductase produces MSRSTSSSTPTALVVGGTSGTGLATARLLAGRGDTVHVTGRTAARVEALAASDPGLTAHAADAADADRMAGVGDAVGTIDRLVLASSGGDGAGPLADLDLAVLRGAFEAKLWGQLTSLRTLLPRLAPDASVTFVSAISARAALPGTAGLAAVNGAIEAMVRPLAVELAPRRVNAVSPGVVDTPWWSALPEDARRAYFEQVAAALPVRRVATAEDIAETVALAATNRNLTGTVLETDGGARLVGPLG; encoded by the coding sequence ATGTCCCGTTCCACCTCGTCCTCGACCCCCACCGCCCTGGTCGTCGGCGGCACGTCCGGCACAGGGCTGGCGACCGCCCGCCTCCTCGCCGGGCGCGGCGACACCGTCCACGTGACCGGCAGGACGGCCGCCCGCGTCGAGGCGCTGGCCGCGTCCGACCCGGGCCTGACCGCCCACGCCGCCGACGCCGCCGACGCGGACCGCATGGCCGGGGTCGGCGATGCGGTCGGCACCATCGACCGGCTGGTGCTCGCCAGCAGCGGCGGCGACGGCGCAGGACCGCTCGCCGACCTCGACCTGGCCGTGCTGCGCGGCGCGTTCGAGGCGAAGCTGTGGGGCCAGCTCACCTCGCTCAGGACCCTGCTGCCGCGGCTCGCGCCGGACGCGTCGGTCACCTTCGTCAGCGCCATATCCGCCCGCGCCGCGCTGCCCGGCACCGCGGGCCTCGCCGCGGTGAACGGCGCGATCGAGGCCATGGTCCGCCCCCTCGCCGTCGAGCTGGCGCCCCGCCGCGTGAACGCCGTCTCGCCCGGGGTCGTGGACACGCCCTGGTGGAGCGCCCTCCCGGAGGACGCCAGGCGGGCGTACTTCGAGCAGGTGGCCGCCGCCCTGCCGGTCCGCCGGGTCGCGACCGCCGAGGACATCGCCGAGACGGTCGCGCTGGCCGCGACCAACCGCAACCTCACCGGGACGGTGCTGGAGACGGACGGCGGCGCCCGGCTCGTCGGGCCTCTCGGCTGA
- a CDS encoding TetR/AcrR family transcriptional regulator, translating into MPTPHDRPTPAPATPGPGRPRSEESRLAILRAAVALLTEKGWADLTIEGIARRAGCGKQTIYRWWPTKADVLMDAALAKGALYVTVADHGSYGADLRAFLRDTYALASRPEVNRLLRALMAQSLTDEEFGARFRSRFLAQRRAALRVVVDRAARRGDLPDRPAPATVPDLVFGVLWYRVLTTDEPLDEPLVAEVLAALNAG; encoded by the coding sequence GTGCCGACACCACACGACCGCCCCACGCCCGCCCCCGCCACGCCGGGGCCGGGCCGGCCGCGCAGCGAGGAGAGCCGGCTCGCGATCCTGCGGGCCGCCGTCGCGCTGCTCACCGAGAAGGGCTGGGCCGACCTCACGATCGAGGGCATCGCGCGCCGCGCCGGCTGCGGCAAGCAGACGATCTACCGCTGGTGGCCGACCAAGGCCGACGTCCTGATGGACGCCGCGCTCGCCAAGGGCGCGCTGTACGTCACGGTCGCCGACCACGGCTCGTACGGCGCGGACCTCCGGGCGTTCCTGCGCGACACCTACGCCCTCGCCTCCAGGCCCGAGGTGAACCGGCTGCTGCGCGCCCTGATGGCCCAGTCCCTGACCGACGAGGAGTTCGGCGCGCGGTTCCGCTCCCGCTTCCTCGCCCAGCGGCGGGCCGCGCTGCGCGTCGTCGTCGACCGGGCGGCACGGCGGGGCGACCTGCCGGACCGGCCGGCGCCGGCGACGGTGCCCGACCTCGTCTTCGGCGTCCTGTGGTACCGCGTCCTCACGACGGACGAACCCCTGGACGAACCGCTGGTCGCCGAGGTCCTCGCCGCGCTGAACGCCGGCTGA
- a CDS encoding TPM domain-containing protein: MRGRAAAVALAAALLLVPPAPGALAEDTVDLDRDTGVTDRSDVLGDRAAAVRGALERLGAAGGHRLLVVYVRDFSGHEPRSWADAVAERNELGARDLLLAVATRERRHAVSAAVHSGLSAGDLAEVERVAIAPALRRSDWAGAAIGAADGYAAAAAGEPVPAPRLTQGVPDTGDGGGFAVGDWIVPAVLVAVAGLLVAGLIRHAERGLPPEGARTGPAVPELDTQVRGLLIDVDDAVRTRAAELSFDPDPPPAAVAALSSAAAAADAALRARYRLDDPAFHGGRAARRRLLVRAAERCAEARDHLASAPPRDPAGTLDAARERAAALRVRRGSAAAGRLSQATVALHRALRSAAAGDGGAASRSARAAQSALVQAETLHAAVARRSRDRANAIAALRARTTHDTAHGEVPAPIGARPDGDPFDVLRDLVAAGSGDRGPGARGGGARDLLDAALLLARSELAWADALLTAHRESVGSAARLRVAAAARALDEAERAAPGDPAAALRAARRADALAHEAAGHVEHDAGTLV; this comes from the coding sequence ATGCGAGGACGGGCGGCCGCCGTCGCGCTGGCCGCCGCGCTGCTGCTCGTCCCGCCCGCCCCCGGCGCCCTGGCCGAGGACACGGTGGACCTCGACCGGGACACCGGGGTCACCGACCGGTCCGACGTCCTCGGCGACCGCGCGGCCGCCGTGCGCGGCGCCCTGGAGCGGCTCGGAGCGGCGGGCGGCCACCGGCTCCTGGTGGTCTACGTACGGGACTTCTCCGGTCACGAGCCCCGGTCATGGGCGGACGCCGTCGCCGAGCGCAACGAGCTGGGCGCCCGCGACCTGCTCCTCGCCGTCGCGACCCGCGAGCGGCGGCACGCGGTCTCGGCGGCCGTGCACTCCGGGCTGTCGGCCGGCGACCTCGCCGAGGTCGAACGGGTCGCGATCGCGCCGGCCCTGCGCCGTTCCGACTGGGCCGGCGCGGCCATCGGCGCCGCCGACGGGTACGCCGCGGCCGCCGCCGGCGAGCCGGTGCCGGCTCCGCGCCTCACGCAGGGCGTGCCCGACACGGGCGATGGGGGCGGCTTCGCGGTGGGCGACTGGATCGTCCCCGCCGTCCTGGTGGCGGTGGCCGGGCTCCTGGTGGCCGGCCTCATCCGGCACGCCGAACGCGGCCTGCCGCCGGAGGGCGCCCGCACCGGCCCCGCCGTGCCGGAACTCGACACCCAGGTCCGCGGCCTCCTCATCGACGTGGACGACGCCGTCCGGACGCGTGCCGCCGAGCTGTCGTTCGACCCGGACCCGCCCCCCGCGGCCGTCGCGGCCCTCTCGTCGGCCGCCGCCGCGGCCGACGCGGCGCTGCGCGCCAGGTACCGGCTGGACGACCCGGCGTTCCACGGCGGCCGGGCGGCACGCCGCCGCCTGCTGGTCCGGGCGGCCGAACGGTGCGCCGAGGCACGCGACCACCTCGCCTCCGCCCCGCCCCGCGACCCGGCCGGCACGCTGGACGCCGCCCGGGAGCGCGCCGCCGCCCTCCGGGTCCGGCGCGGTTCGGCCGCCGCGGGCCGGCTGTCCCAGGCCACGGTGGCCCTGCACCGGGCGCTGCGGTCGGCCGCGGCCGGCGACGGCGGGGCCGCGTCCCGTTCCGCCCGGGCGGCCCAGTCGGCGCTCGTCCAGGCGGAGACCCTGCACGCGGCCGTCGCGCGGCGGTCACGGGATCGGGCGAACGCCATCGCCGCGCTCCGGGCGCGCACCACCCACGACACGGCGCACGGTGAGGTGCCCGCGCCCATCGGCGCACGCCCGGACGGCGACCCGTTCGACGTCCTGCGGGACCTCGTCGCCGCCGGGAGCGGCGACCGCGGCCCGGGAGCGCGCGGCGGGGGCGCACGGGACCTGCTCGACGCCGCCCTGCTGCTCGCCCGCAGCGAGCTGGCCTGGGCCGACGCCCTGCTGACCGCCCACCGCGAGAGCGTGGGCAGCGCGGCCCGCCTCCGCGTGGCGGCGGCCGCGCGGGCACTGGACGAGGCGGAGCGCGCGGCCCCCGGCGACCCGGCCGCCGCCCTGCGCGCCGCGCGCCGCGCCGACGCCCTCGCCCACGAGGCCGCGGGGCACGTCGAGCACGACGCGGGCACCCTCGTCTGA
- a CDS encoding SPOR domain-containing protein, translating to MNAINLQPWQVIRQDENGGRYRIGHCATRAEAQRLVQRLRTSAGAHAAGAPARYVVERVDIAGRAQG from the coding sequence ATGAACGCCATCAACCTGCAGCCGTGGCAGGTCATCCGGCAGGACGAGAACGGCGGCCGGTACCGCATAGGGCACTGCGCCACACGCGCCGAGGCGCAGCGGCTCGTCCAGCGGCTGCGGACGAGCGCCGGGGCGCACGCGGCCGGTGCTCCGGCCCGGTATGTCGTGGAACGCGTGGACATCGCGGGCCGCGCCCAGGGCTGA